Proteins co-encoded in one Nostoc sp. MS1 genomic window:
- a CDS encoding tyrosine-type recombinase/integrase → MRTPGAENCVQKMADVTNTAQIVELWKSSKLSPQTRRSYDTDIRQFIGFVLGVSLKQVQLNDLDLRTVTMNDVMAFADYLETKSYETSTRARRIAAIKSLLRFAHEVEWTKFNVAAQVPLPQPKDKLAERILSELEVMMMIAHAPKGRDRLVIQLLYYTGARVSEIANLTWHSVQPGYEGNGQVTLYGKGQKTRTVVIPKSVYQDLVAQRTFPLADAPVFVSRKGGAIGERRIRKIVADAALSAQISGNVSPHWLRHSHATHSLERGAPIQLLQATLGHSSLEQTGRYTHVRPNDSTGLYLPK, encoded by the coding sequence ATGCGAACACCGGGGGCCGAAAACTGTGTACAGAAGATGGCAGATGTTACCAACACTGCCCAAATAGTTGAGCTGTGGAAGAGTAGTAAGCTATCGCCGCAAACCCGACGTTCTTATGACACAGATATTCGTCAGTTCATTGGTTTTGTCTTGGGTGTAAGCCTAAAACAAGTACAACTGAATGATTTAGACTTGCGAACAGTGACAATGAATGACGTGATGGCATTCGCTGATTATCTGGAAACCAAGTCTTATGAAACTTCGACTCGTGCCAGAAGAATAGCAGCTATCAAGAGTCTGCTGCGATTCGCCCATGAGGTGGAATGGACAAAATTTAATGTCGCGGCGCAAGTGCCGTTACCCCAGCCGAAAGACAAGCTAGCTGAACGCATTCTCAGCGAATTAGAAGTGATGATGATGATTGCCCATGCTCCCAAAGGACGCGACCGACTGGTAATTCAACTCCTGTATTATACGGGTGCGAGGGTGAGTGAAATTGCGAATTTAACTTGGCATTCAGTGCAGCCTGGGTATGAGGGGAACGGGCAAGTGACGCTTTACGGTAAGGGGCAGAAGACCAGAACTGTAGTCATACCCAAAAGTGTTTATCAAGATTTAGTAGCACAAAGAACTTTCCCTCTTGCCGATGCACCAGTGTTTGTCAGTCGCAAAGGTGGGGCGATTGGTGAGCGGCGTATCCGCAAAATTGTTGCTGATGCGGCTCTTTCGGCACAGATTAGTGGTAATGTATCCCCGCACTGGCTGAGGCATTCTCACGCAACACACAGTTTGGAGCGGGGCGCACCCATACAACTGCTACAGGCCACTCTAGGGCATTCATCGCTAGAACAAACTGGACGCTACACTCATGTCCGACCTAATGACAGCACGGGGCTTTACTTGCCAAAGTGA
- a CDS encoding plasmid replication protein, CyRepA1 family: MDTIEYPNNLTAADYHELEVGSAIHPSLIERNFSHIEGETVYEYLFISPDIPRKNAGRVTDGFLKAYLHLLAGGMWISGLDPQRNWQPMEWGRFKPTQARIDWQKGKLVKYESPPKTPNRVTYFDVPDCIWDLVAKRYNIRRYHSSLSQRLQDKLHALIFWEWVIANPQIPVILCEGEKKAACLLSLGFVAIALPGIWNGRVGHRDFDERLHPDLLPLAQPGRKFQILFDYETKLKTRWSVYQATVRTGQAIEAAGCMCEVVQLPGPEKGVDDFVVARGEEANALLTAIALDAHSLKDYQQSFFIKHRGLRKYKADLIVNERYLTQALVVEDERDAQQPPPVETIVQLEQNNVTPDEDDLQQLLLELFPQTPHTKPKILPQSPPPTQTETQTNAPVGKKPKLLLPKSGLVGIKSGMGTGKTELMAWWREIHPTQRFLNNGHRVNLLKNLAGRLKTLMYSEVGHVGMAKAIALSITIDSLYKLNTEALTYGCIFIDEACQYLTHLLLSKTCKEHRAIILETLHHIVYNAPLVIIADAHLDDVTIDFFRAMRPPTEQPYIIENQWQNGDRTIYWYEGENSSALVAKISAAVMSGQKVMVVSDSKRFIKKLEKSLLTLQTVVESDASPGVDINPISNSPQPQRRSNLRVWSIHSDNSGSEENVAFIKDITNAIKNIDILLTSPSLGTGVDISTYHFDAVFGVFHGVSQTATECAQQLWRYRPKVPLHVWVAPKPPFGYLDTNPTKIKERLLQTNEITAFLLRIDRETGKRGAEKDWALDAYCKIKSARHQSINNLRSDLRELLKQMGNQIVLVGDELDAPAWELLKTAADALDSAHHHAVAKANNISKSEYRARQTKDYLSPEEVYECEKFRIHDSYGMEVTPELVEQDNGGRLVGAIAALEAILSPPSQTIDDNGKQYPIPPDLVTSKDRAERDKLPFCMDWGNYSARWLARFNLGLHHILVRLVAGEEVRADDTHLLNMSAYAIDCAAHIKAILGFTIPPNCQPIWLLGILLDQLGLKLTYRKQGPRGQQVKLFSLSKKELDFALQVIAHRQAKRAENQAQYQSDYGEAVVFTPPTNGIGNSPYKAGATTIGEQGSRGAGEDSLPDRSTLLHCVEVLRSSIVKGLEAVKGILRRWGTDLRWLVVLELEKVAAVELRSLEAAEPEFYSLLSEDVLPMEFGQI, translated from the coding sequence ATGGACACAATAGAATACCCCAATAATCTCACCGCCGCCGATTACCACGAGCTAGAGGTGGGCAGCGCCATTCATCCATCGTTGATTGAGCGCAACTTTTCACATATTGAAGGTGAAACAGTTTACGAATACCTGTTCATCTCCCCAGACATCCCCCGGAAAAACGCTGGTCGAGTGACAGATGGATTTTTGAAAGCATATCTGCACCTACTAGCCGGGGGGATGTGGATATCGGGGCTAGACCCGCAGCGCAACTGGCAGCCGATGGAGTGGGGGCGGTTCAAACCAACCCAAGCGAGAATCGACTGGCAAAAAGGAAAGCTCGTCAAGTACGAATCCCCGCCCAAAACCCCAAACCGAGTAACATATTTTGATGTACCGGATTGTATTTGGGATTTGGTAGCCAAACGTTATAACATCAGGCGATACCACTCATCACTCTCCCAACGATTACAAGATAAACTCCACGCACTGATATTCTGGGAGTGGGTAATTGCTAACCCGCAAATCCCCGTCATACTGTGCGAAGGTGAGAAGAAAGCGGCGTGTTTGTTGAGTCTGGGATTTGTAGCGATCGCATTACCCGGCATCTGGAACGGACGGGTAGGACATAGGGATTTCGACGAGAGATTACACCCAGACTTGCTACCACTAGCGCAGCCGGGACGGAAATTTCAAATTCTGTTTGACTACGAGACAAAGCTAAAAACCCGTTGGTCAGTTTATCAGGCCACAGTTCGCACAGGTCAGGCAATTGAGGCGGCTGGCTGTATGTGCGAGGTAGTGCAACTGCCAGGGCCAGAAAAAGGGGTTGATGATTTCGTGGTGGCACGAGGGGAAGAGGCTAATGCGCTACTGACGGCGATCGCTCTGGATGCCCACTCACTCAAGGACTACCAGCAATCATTCTTCATCAAACACCGGGGGCTAAGGAAGTACAAAGCGGATTTGATTGTGAATGAACGCTACCTAACTCAAGCACTTGTAGTAGAAGATGAACGCGACGCACAACAGCCACCGCCAGTAGAAACTATTGTCCAGCTTGAACAAAACAATGTTACTCCTGATGAGGATGATCTACAGCAGCTATTACTAGAACTTTTCCCCCAAACTCCCCATACAAAACCCAAAATATTACCTCAATCTCCCCCACCAACCCAAACCGAAACTCAAACTAACGCCCCTGTTGGCAAAAAGCCCAAATTACTACTACCAAAATCAGGATTAGTTGGGATCAAAAGCGGGATGGGAACTGGCAAAACCGAGTTAATGGCTTGGTGGCGCGAGATTCACCCCACCCAACGATTTCTCAACAATGGGCATCGTGTAAACCTGCTCAAAAATTTAGCAGGGCGATTGAAAACTCTCATGTATTCTGAAGTTGGTCATGTTGGTATGGCTAAGGCCATTGCACTTAGCATTACCATTGATAGCCTTTATAAATTAAATACCGAAGCCCTAACCTACGGCTGCATATTTATCGATGAGGCTTGCCAGTATCTCACGCACCTATTACTAAGTAAGACTTGCAAGGAACATCGGGCTATCATTCTTGAAACATTACATCATATAGTCTACAATGCACCCCTGGTCATCATTGCTGACGCACATTTAGATGATGTCACTATCGACTTTTTCCGCGCCATGCGACCACCTACTGAACAGCCATATATTATTGAAAACCAATGGCAAAACGGCGATCGCACTATCTACTGGTATGAAGGTGAAAACTCATCAGCCCTGGTGGCCAAAATCAGCGCGGCGGTAATGAGTGGGCAGAAAGTTATGGTAGTTTCTGACTCTAAACGGTTTATTAAGAAACTTGAAAAGTCTCTATTAACTTTACAAACTGTGGTAGAGTCCGATGCGAGTCCTGGAGTTGACATTAACCCAATATCTAATTCTCCACAACCTCAACGCCGAAGTAATTTACGAGTTTGGTCAATTCATTCTGATAATTCAGGCAGCGAGGAAAACGTTGCATTTATTAAAGATATTACCAACGCAATCAAGAATATAGATATCCTCCTCACTTCTCCCAGCCTTGGTACAGGTGTCGATATTTCCACGTATCACTTTGATGCAGTGTTTGGTGTATTTCACGGGGTTTCCCAAACGGCCACCGAATGCGCTCAACAACTGTGGCGCTATCGCCCAAAAGTCCCGCTTCATGTTTGGGTAGCCCCTAAGCCACCATTTGGATACCTCGACACCAACCCGACCAAGATTAAAGAACGGCTCCTGCAAACCAACGAGATTACCGCTTTTCTATTACGGATTGACCGAGAAACAGGCAAGCGTGGGGCTGAAAAGGATTGGGCTTTAGATGCTTACTGTAAAATCAAATCTGCTCGTCACCAATCTATCAATAATCTGCGCTCTGACTTACGCGAATTGTTAAAGCAGATGGGCAATCAAATTGTGCTAGTGGGAGACGAGCTTGATGCCCCAGCTTGGGAACTGTTGAAAACTGCGGCGGACGCTCTCGACTCGGCTCACCATCACGCTGTCGCCAAGGCGAATAATATTTCTAAAAGTGAATACCGCGCTCGTCAAACTAAAGATTACCTTTCACCAGAAGAAGTTTATGAGTGTGAGAAATTCCGCATCCATGATTCCTACGGTATGGAAGTTACGCCGGAACTTGTTGAGCAAGATAACGGTGGTCGGTTAGTTGGTGCGATCGCCGCGCTCGAAGCCATCCTTTCACCACCAAGCCAAACCATTGATGACAATGGTAAACAGTACCCTATACCACCTGATCTTGTCACGTCTAAAGATAGAGCAGAACGAGACAAATTGCCATTCTGCATGGATTGGGGCAATTATTCTGCTCGGTGGTTGGCACGTTTTAACCTGGGGCTGCACCACATTCTGGTTCGACTCGTCGCAGGTGAGGAAGTTCGGGCGGACGACACACATCTATTAAATATGTCGGCTTACGCCATTGACTGCGCTGCTCACATCAAAGCAATACTCGGCTTCACCATTCCCCCCAACTGTCAACCAATCTGGCTGTTGGGGATTTTATTGGATCAACTGGGACTGAAGCTGACTTATCGCAAGCAGGGGCCACGGGGTCAACAGGTGAAATTATTCTCATTGTCCAAAAAAGAACTAGACTTTGCATTACAAGTCATCGCCCATCGACAAGCAAAAAGAGCCGAAAATCAAGCACAATACCAGTCGGACTACGGTGAAGCTGTGGTATTCACCCCCCCCACTAATGGTATAGGAAATTCCCCTTATAAGGCGGGGGCGACTACGATAGGAGAGCAGGGGAGCAGGGGAGCAGGGGAGGATTCACTGCCTGACCGGAGTACACTACTTCACTGCGTTGAAGTCTTGCGCTCTAGCATTGTCAAAGGACTGGAAGCGGTCAAAGGTATTCTCCGACGCTGGGGTACGGATTTGCGTTGGCTGGTCGTGCTGGAGTTGGAGAAAGTCGCGGCGGTTGAATTGCGATCGCTCGAAGCGGCAGAACCTGAATTTTACTCTTTGCTAAGTGAGGATGTTTTGCCGATGGAATTTGGGCAAATCTAG
- a CDS encoding NB-ARC domain-containing protein, producing the protein MNLIEISELESVLDILEDKVVQYSQRHLSEAERIVIRGAWDGKDYKEMASESGYNIFYLQQKVAPPLWAMLSEIINAGVKVRKLNLKSILINFVNQAYIATIGDSNLESEQIRNSTKIYGELPKRKCFYGREKEIQYLSKRVKFSKEKCVALVGVGGIGKSLLAAKLVEELISKYSKLYKIVIWKKIKYNLPINNILDDIVSIFDIDVTKQTLDFKISVLLHQLQLYPCLIVLDGLEGLVQNNDFKQKIDCGNLLIQITEQEHQSCIVLTSQLPIEEIIYTDTTLLYTNLQIKGLEENAALQLFHEKKVHGEECKKLIKTYRGNPSEIESVAERINRYFGGNIQKFFSYKTTFIGQQLQGMLNQQFRQPGLLTDLQRQIMIYLAEEVLEDSMLIPFSKIVEDLRQKVNPDLSVSELIIAIESLEQRLLVESSQRISKEEVKYGLEPVVRKYILVDPFGFVNNKIYFKNSDSISNLDNVCIEQDTLLK; encoded by the coding sequence ATGAATCTAATAGAGATTTCCGAATTAGAAAGTGTATTAGATATCTTGGAAGATAAAGTGGTTCAATACAGTCAAAGGCACTTATCAGAAGCTGAAAGGATTGTAATTAGAGGTGCTTGGGATGGAAAAGATTATAAGGAAATGGCAAGCGAATCTGGATATAACATATTCTACTTACAGCAAAAAGTAGCTCCACCCTTATGGGCTATGCTTTCTGAAATTATTAATGCTGGAGTCAAAGTAAGAAAACTGAATTTAAAAAGCATTTTAATTAACTTTGTAAATCAAGCATATATCGCTACAATAGGGGATTCTAATTTAGAAAGTGAACAGATAAGAAATTCAACTAAAATTTATGGAGAATTACCTAAGCGTAAATGCTTTTATGGTAGAGAGAAAGAAATTCAATATTTAAGTAAGCGAGTTAAGTTTTCTAAAGAAAAATGTGTAGCTTTAGTTGGCGTTGGTGGAATTGGGAAAAGCCTTCTAGCCGCAAAATTGGTAGAAGAATTGATTTCTAAATACTCAAAATTATATAAAATAGTTATTTGGAAAAAGATTAAATATAACTTGCCGATAAATAACATACTCGATGATATTGTTAGTATTTTTGATATAGATGTTACTAAACAAACTCTCGATTTTAAAATTTCTGTATTATTACATCAATTACAACTTTATCCATGTTTAATAGTTTTAGATGGATTAGAGGGGTTAGTACAAAATAATGATTTTAAACAAAAAATAGATTGTGGTAATTTACTTATACAAATTACAGAACAAGAGCATCAAAGTTGCATAGTTTTAACGAGTCAGTTACCTATAGAAGAAATTATATATACTGACACAACTCTTCTTTATACAAATTTACAAATAAAGGGTTTGGAAGAAAATGCAGCGTTACAACTTTTCCATGAGAAAAAAGTTCATGGTGAAGAATGTAAAAAACTAATTAAAACTTATCGTGGGAATCCATCAGAGATAGAGTCGGTTGCCGAGCGAATTAATCGCTATTTTGGAGGAAATATACAAAAGTTCTTTAGTTATAAAACTACTTTTATCGGGCAACAATTGCAAGGAATGCTCAATCAACAGTTTAGGCAACCTGGACTATTAACGGATCTTCAGAGACAGATAATGATTTATTTAGCAGAAGAGGTTTTGGAGGATTCTATGTTGATTCCATTTTCAAAAATTGTTGAAGATTTAAGGCAGAAAGTAAATCCAGATTTATCAGTTTCTGAATTAATAATAGCTATAGAATCTTTAGAACAACGCCTATTAGTTGAAAGTAGCCAAAGAATAAGTAAAGAAGAAGTAAAATATGGTTTAGAGCCTGTTGTGAGAAAGTATATTTTAGTTGATCCATTTGGATTTGTAAATAATAAAATCTATTTTAAAAATTCAGATAGTATATCTAATTTAGATAATGTATGTATTGAACAAGATACTTTATTAAAATAA
- a CDS encoding serine/threonine-protein kinase, translating to MVYCINHLCTKRHNSDEVENCTACGTPLLINNRIRLIRPLRPLEKEIESNTEVFEVEDIAPVWGKKPRIRVMKILKWNEPKYVELMRREVKVLTNLAHPCIPKVAVSDYFTYTLPNPPLQLHCLVMEKIEGENLEQWVETYGKISQNTALDWMLQLLEIVEHVHRTGYFHRDIKPTNIIHQPDGRLALVDYGAVRGITQTYLVKVAASGQDAITGGGSGHEITAIGSVGYSAPEQINGQALPQSDFYAIGRTFVYLLTGIPILDLPTDRITGRLKWRHKATQVSKPVADFIDELINPFPGLRPQTTEVIRQRIEKLPWDTKVHEILKSKVFRVGKCGVIVLAIAGCGFLSRPGIANYFISKGEKLERANDTPNAEGSFDIARKIYPPSNVSIARFYFDKGSRNLDNPGLAKKYYELAVKYNSQEASAYNNLAAMCQLLGDVKCVKSSYERQFALEPNNWEGHYGLGNFYESQSQYNLAQKEYQTAIQKSEQAIPAIAALARLKNKAKDYNAAAELAKQGLKKTQNQELQASLYKDLGWAMFQQNKLNQAQQYLEKATNLDTERTDAFCLLYQVEEAMNKKDDARTSLEVCMLGKSSLPEVFIWRQELLERILNR from the coding sequence GTGGTTTATTGCATAAATCATCTTTGTACAAAGCGCCACAATTCTGATGAGGTTGAAAATTGTACAGCCTGTGGAACCCCTCTACTCATCAATAATCGGATTAGATTAATACGTCCTTTACGACCTTTAGAAAAAGAAATAGAAAGTAATACAGAGGTTTTTGAGGTAGAAGACATTGCTCCGGTCTGGGGAAAAAAACCACGAATCAGAGTGATGAAAATATTAAAGTGGAACGAGCCTAAGTATGTTGAACTGATGCGTCGGGAAGTAAAAGTATTAACAAACTTAGCTCATCCATGTATACCAAAAGTGGCAGTTAGTGATTATTTTACCTATACATTACCAAACCCACCCCTACAACTGCATTGCTTGGTGATGGAAAAAATAGAAGGAGAAAATCTAGAGCAGTGGGTAGAAACTTATGGAAAAATCTCCCAGAATACAGCATTAGATTGGATGCTTCAATTGTTAGAGATTGTAGAACACGTACATCGTACAGGATATTTTCATCGGGACATAAAACCAACAAATATTATTCATCAACCAGATGGTAGATTAGCTTTAGTAGATTATGGTGCTGTACGAGGGATTACGCAAACATATTTAGTCAAAGTAGCCGCCAGTGGACAAGATGCAATAACAGGCGGGGGTAGTGGACACGAAATTACAGCAATTGGGTCAGTTGGCTACTCAGCACCTGAACAAATAAATGGTCAAGCATTACCGCAGTCAGATTTCTACGCCATAGGCAGAACTTTTGTATATTTACTAACAGGTATTCCTATATTAGACTTACCAACAGACCGAATCACAGGAAGATTAAAATGGAGACATAAAGCAACACAGGTGAGTAAACCTGTTGCTGATTTTATTGATGAATTAATAAATCCCTTTCCGGGGTTAAGGCCACAAACTACTGAAGTAATCAGACAAAGAATAGAAAAGCTACCGTGGGATACTAAAGTTCATGAAATCCTAAAATCAAAAGTATTTAGAGTTGGTAAATGTGGTGTAATTGTACTAGCGATCGCGGGATGCGGTTTTTTATCTAGACCTGGAATAGCCAACTATTTTATATCCAAAGGAGAGAAGTTAGAAAGAGCAAATGATACCCCAAATGCTGAAGGTAGTTTTGATATAGCTAGAAAAATTTATCCTCCAAGTAACGTCTCAATAGCTCGTTTTTATTTTGATAAAGGTTCTAGAAATTTAGATAATCCTGGGTTAGCTAAAAAATACTATGAGTTAGCAGTTAAATATAATAGTCAAGAAGCATCGGCTTATAACAATTTAGCTGCTATGTGCCAGTTATTAGGCGATGTTAAGTGTGTTAAAAGTAGCTATGAAAGACAATTTGCTTTAGAACCTAATAATTGGGAAGGACATTATGGACTAGGAAATTTTTATGAAAGTCAAAGTCAATATAATTTAGCCCAAAAGGAATATCAAACAGCTATCCAAAAAAGTGAACAAGCAATCCCTGCTATTGCAGCTTTAGCCAGATTGAAGAATAAAGCTAAAGATTATAATGCAGCAGCAGAGTTAGCTAAACAAGGATTAAAAAAAACGCAAAATCAAGAATTACAGGCATCCTTATATAAAGATTTAGGCTGGGCAATGTTTCAGCAAAACAAGTTGAATCAAGCTCAACAGTATTTAGAAAAAGCTACAAATTTAGATACCGAAAGAACAGATGCTTTCTGCTTACTGTACCAAGTAGAAGAGGCTATGAATAAAAAGGATGATGCTCGAACTTCATTAGAAGTATGTATGTTAGGTAAGTCAAGCCTACCAGAAGTTTTTATATGGAGGCAAGAATTACTAGAGCGTATATTAAATAGATAA
- a CDS encoding tetratricopeptide repeat protein produces the protein MKNSLGLLCLSFLLITDGALLANTPSVRIKRSQVLCEPIGRIIEKRNRQFQDKTLICAGQKIEIVKGKKVKFLCFSSGDIIWLSSGVTPSNKCAITNTSATSCNPNNVNVCLIRKGGSREEAEPTIVYPYTSSLMNPRPKIAWLPVSGATAYKVKVSGYDFAWEKVVSGNEIHITYPAQEKELPFGQAFQITVIAYRKDAQPTADTFTINLFAQLEIQQVLDTVAQINSLELPKDEAALDIDAVYMSRGFLDESIELLSQVAINGNTNPTLHRVLGDRYFEAGLTDKATVQYMKASELAKRSNDGFELQKVKEGLEAIEFYSQLPTRIKGDQK, from the coding sequence GTGAAAAATAGTTTAGGTTTACTTTGCTTAAGCTTCCTACTAATAACAGATGGGGCATTGTTAGCAAATACACCATCAGTAAGAATTAAACGAAGTCAAGTCTTATGTGAGCCAATTGGTAGAATAATTGAAAAAAGAAACAGGCAATTTCAAGATAAGACTTTAATATGTGCGGGACAAAAGATTGAAATAGTAAAAGGCAAGAAAGTAAAATTTCTATGTTTCAGTTCAGGAGATATTATTTGGTTATCTTCTGGTGTAACTCCCTCTAATAAATGTGCAATAACTAATACTTCTGCAACAAGTTGTAATCCGAATAATGTTAATGTATGCTTGATCCGAAAGGGCGGAAGTAGGGAAGAAGCTGAACCCACAATTGTTTATCCTTACACTAGCTCATTAATGAATCCACGACCGAAAATAGCATGGCTACCTGTTAGTGGAGCTACAGCGTATAAAGTGAAAGTGAGTGGATACGATTTTGCATGGGAAAAAGTTGTTAGTGGAAATGAAATACATATAACTTATCCAGCACAGGAAAAAGAATTACCTTTTGGGCAAGCATTCCAAATTACTGTGATTGCTTATAGAAAAGATGCCCAGCCTACCGCAGACACGTTCACAATTAATCTGTTTGCTCAGTTAGAGATTCAGCAAGTTTTAGATACGGTAGCACAAATTAATTCTTTGGAACTTCCTAAAGATGAAGCAGCTTTGGACATAGATGCTGTATATATGTCTAGAGGTTTTTTGGATGAGAGCATAGAATTATTGAGCCAAGTTGCTATAAATGGAAATACAAATCCAACTCTACATAGGGTTTTAGGCGATCGCTATTTTGAGGCTGGTTTAACTGACAAGGCAACTGTTCAATATATGAAAGCGTCTGAACTAGCTAAGAGAAGTAATGATGGTTTTGAACTTCAAAAAGTAAAAGAGGGGTTGGAAGCAATCGAATTTTACAGCCAGCTTCCTACTAGAATAAAAGGCGACCAAAAATAG
- a CDS encoding CHAT domain-containing protein — MNILHISTHGQFSSDPSRTGFLAYDRQINIGEFDSLLRNKSQITPQMIELLVLSACQTAKGNKRSALGIAGVAVQAGARSTVASLWLVEAESTVLLMQEFYRGLNNGLTKAEALRQAQLSLKSNPKYSHPYFWSPFILVGSWL; from the coding sequence TTGAATATCCTTCACATTAGTACACATGGGCAATTTAGTTCTGATCCATCGCGTACCGGATTTCTTGCATATGACCGACAGATTAACATTGGCGAATTTGACAGCTTGTTAAGAAATAAATCCCAAATTACTCCCCAAATGATTGAACTGTTGGTTTTGAGTGCTTGTCAAACTGCTAAAGGAAACAAAAGATCCGCATTAGGTATTGCAGGAGTTGCCGTACAAGCCGGAGCTAGAAGTACGGTTGCTAGCTTGTGGTTGGTAGAAGCAGAGTCTACAGTTTTGCTGATGCAGGAATTTTATCGTGGGTTAAACAATGGTTTGACCAAAGCTGAAGCCTTAAGACAGGCACAACTAAGCTTAAAGTCTAATCCTAAATATAGTCACCCCTATTTTTGGTCGCCTTTTATTCTAGTAGGAAGCTGGCTGTAA
- a CDS encoding transposase, producing MPDILSLLQCLLPQINATTMRQLNQIILAMLAMSGRVTMLGISRWTGSGGSYRTMLRFFHTVIPWATLFWLFFHKHLFRPNEIYLLAGDEVVISKSGKQTYGLDRFFSSLAGKPISGLSFFTLSLVSVEQRHSFPIQIEQVIKSDIEKSSSSPTKEIKPQEKRGRGRPKGSKNKNKTQVVLTSELLRIQKMIKSLFKLLAKFIPLTYLVLDGHFGNNNALQMARQVNLHIISKLRSDSALYIPYQHPDPNSRSRRKYGDKIDYNNIPKKYLCQSTVDDDIQTDVYQVTLLHKEFAQSLNVVILVKTNLKTHARSHVILFSSDLKLSSEKIIDYYKLRFQIEFNFRDAKQFWGLEDFMNLSQTAVTNAANLAFFMVNLSHHLLADFRLLNPDSGILDLKAHYRGFRYVREILKMLPEIPEPILLTQIFAKLTSLGRIHNVSTGVEPS from the coding sequence ATGCCCGATATCTTATCACTCCTGCAATGCCTCCTGCCGCAGATAAACGCTACGACGATGCGGCAATTGAACCAGATAATCCTGGCCATGTTAGCAATGAGTGGCCGAGTGACGATGTTGGGAATTTCTCGTTGGACAGGTAGTGGTGGCAGTTATCGAACGATGTTGAGATTCTTTCATACGGTAATACCTTGGGCGACATTGTTTTGGTTATTCTTTCACAAGCATTTATTTCGTCCGAATGAGATATATTTGCTAGCGGGAGATGAAGTTGTGATAAGTAAATCAGGAAAACAAACTTATGGACTGGATAGATTTTTTTCTAGCCTGGCTGGTAAACCCATATCAGGGCTATCTTTTTTTACATTATCATTAGTCAGTGTTGAGCAAAGGCACTCGTTTCCGATTCAGATAGAACAGGTGATAAAGAGCGATATAGAAAAAAGTAGCTCGTCACCAACCAAAGAAATAAAACCGCAAGAAAAACGTGGGCGTGGGCGACCAAAGGGAAGTAAAAACAAGAATAAAACCCAGGTAGTTCTCACATCTGAATTACTCAGAATTCAGAAGATGATTAAGTCGCTATTTAAGTTATTAGCTAAATTTATTCCCCTTACTTACTTAGTATTGGATGGACACTTTGGGAATAATAATGCCTTGCAGATGGCTCGTCAAGTTAACTTGCATATAATTTCTAAGCTTCGCTCTGATTCAGCATTATATATACCTTATCAACACCCTGACCCCAATAGTCGCTCTCGTCGTAAATACGGAGACAAAATTGACTACAACAACATACCTAAGAAGTATTTATGTCAAAGTACCGTTGATGATGATATCCAAACTGACGTTTATCAAGTTACATTACTTCACAAAGAATTTGCCCAATCTCTAAATGTAGTTATTCTCGTCAAAACCAATCTTAAAACTCATGCTCGTAGTCATGTAATTCTATTTTCTAGTGATCTAAAATTGTCATCTGAAAAAATAATTGACTACTACAAGCTACGCTTTCAGATCGAATTCAATTTTCGAGATGCCAAGCAATTTTGGGGATTGGAAGATTTTATGAACTTAAGTCAAACTGCTGTAACTAATGCTGCTAATCTAGCATTCTTTATGGTCAACTTATCCCATCATCTTCTCGCGGATTTTCGTCTCCTTAATCCCGACTCCGGCATCCTTGACCTTAAGGCTCACTATCGTGGTTTTCGATATGTCCGTGAAATTTTAAAAATGCTTCCCGAAATACCTGAGCCTATTTTATTAACTCAGATTTTTGCCAAACTTACTTCTTTGGGACGTATTCATAACGTTTCTACAGGCGTTGAACCCTCGTAA